ATGCACTGGTCACACATCAGGCTTATTTTCCCTGCCAACCCCTCCCTTATGCCATACCATACAAAACAGGTTATATTCCAATGCATGTTGTGTAGTATTTACACTGAAATTAATTGAGAAGAACACACAAAAGGCAACTGTTATTATATCTGTCAAAATTCCTATATTTAGAGTATGGATACCAATAATTAATTTAGATGGTTCATGTGCAGATAAgatctgtttttttcttcttacaGTCAAGTCTAGAACTGCTCAACAAGCCAAAATGAAATGGATGGTGAATATAGGTTTTTACATCCTCCAGGTGAGTATTAAACATATTGAAATTAGAAATATATCCTATATTCTTTAATTGGTCAAAaatatacatacttttttaaaatgTCAGTTTTCACCACCGGTGACATGCACAAGTGATTGTGTTGCATTTTGATGCACTGAATCAGGTTGTTTTCTGTTGTCTCTCTAGGCTGCTCTGATGATCTCACTGATTTGGAAGTATTATGCTGACCCAGTGACTGTTGTACCCAGTAAGTGGATTGCCCCCCTGGAGCAGCTGGTGGCATTCCCATCTGGAGTAGCAGGTAAATTGTATGATTACAACGCCTGAGGATTGAGGCCCACACTCACTTTTGACTGTGGGTAAATTCATTGTAATCAAGTTTAGTGTTTAATTTGTAAACATGTTTAAGAGTTAGTCTTGGCTAATCATAGACGACTACTGAATTTCTCTTCTATTCGTTCTCTTTAAATACTGAAGATAGAATCACATGACTCGTTTCCTCTCTTAACATGGAATTCTCATTGAACTGGTTCTAAATGCCATGTTgaatgcacatttttgtttttacttACATCAAATACTACTAACTGACAACTCTGACGATTACTATTTGAACCCAGCCTTTGTATCCTTTCAGGTGGTGTTGGAATCACATGCTGGCTGGTGGTATGCAACAAAGTGGCGTCTATTGGTCTACATGCAATTAGCTAAGGAATGGGATTTTTTTATGTCTTATTTATTCCCCAAATGCTCTGAGAATGAAGTCAGGCATTGTTACTCAGCACTTTGATATGTGTAAATCGGTACTGTTGGTAAGCACTTTTACAAAGCACCCCATATTCAAACATTGCCTTACATTGCCAATGTTATTGCACATATTTTAGTGTCTCTTATGTTGGCTTCGGAATCGGAtgttacactacatggccaaaagtatgttgacacaccttcaaattagtggatttgtctatttcagccactcacgttgctgacagatgtataaaatacagcacaccgccatgcaatctccatagacaaacattgacagtagaatggcccatactgaagaactcagtgactttcaatgtggcactatcataggatgccacctttccaacaagtcagttcgtcaaatgttttgccctgctagagctgccccgatcaactgtaagtgctgttattgtgaagtggaaacgtgtaggagcaacaatggctcagctgcgaagtggtaggccacacaagctcacagaacgggactgctgaagcgcatagtgcgtagaaatcgtctgtcctcctttgcaacactcactaccgagttccaaactgcctctggaagcaacgtcagcacaagaactgttcgtcgggagcttcatgaaatgggtttccatggccgagcagccgcacacaagcctaagatccccatgcgtaatgccaagtgtcggctggagtggtgtaaagctctccgccattggactctggaacagtggaaacgtgttcactggagtgatgaatcaccatCTAGCAGgacgacggacaaatctgggtttgacggatgccaggaaaacgctacctccccgaatgtatagtgccaactttAATGTTTGGCGGAGgtagaataatggtctggggctgttttccatggtttgggctaggcaccttagttccagtaaagggaaatcttaatgcttacagcgtacaatgacattctagacaattctgtgcttccaactttgtggcaacagtttgggaaaggcgctttcctgtttcagcacgacaatgcccctgtgcacaaagcgaggtccatacagaaaagttttgtcgatcggtgtggaagaacttgactggcctgcacagagccctgacctcaaccccatcgaacatctttgggatgaattggaaaacctcactaatgctcttgtggttgaatggaagcaagtccctgcagcaatgttccaacatctagtggaaagccttcccagaagagtggaagctgttatagcagcaaatgggggtccaactccatattaatgctcatgcaTTTGGAATGGGATGTtctacgagcaggtgtccacatacttttggcaatCTAGTGTATTTCACAAATTGCTACACTGCGTAATGATTGTATGAGCATGTTTAATGACCATTTTAAATCTCATTTCAACTGATTGAAATGAGTTGAGCAAGTGTTACAATTGCTTCACattgttatgtaattttgttAATTGTTATTCATGTTAATTGTAGGCATGGTCTGTAGCACATTTTCATTTGTTGAATGAAACTTGAACTGATGTTAAAAAGTTTACTGTTTGGATTTTGGAAGTGTTGAAGTATGCATAAGAATTATGCAGACTTCAACACAATAAAGAATTTGAAAACTGAAGGCCTACAGTGTTGGTTGTTCTTAACATCTTGGGTATTTTGCCATTGTGGCATAGGGATGGTCTTCATTGAATGTTGCTTTCATTACAATCTGATTTCAAGGGAGTTAAGGAATTTGTCATGAGCAATACAAATACTCCATTTAGTAATGTGTTGAGTTGCCATGGCAGATAAaatatttattaaaataaattATCATTTTGTATACTTCTTGGGTCAATAAAAAATTATCTTGGTCTCCCAGGTGAGACCGGGCTAGCGTCTCCTGTATGGTAAGAGGACATTCTGTTCAGGTCTGTGCTTTGAACTGGATCTGCCTTTCTGCATGGCCATTTGGATCAGTGATTGGGGCCTGGCCAAAAAGCTCTTTCATCAAGATGCTCTTCTTGCTGCGGACTACGCCATCTTCCGGTTGAGGGTCCATGGTGTCACGCCTTTGGCACTTCTCTGCTGGTAGAGTGACAGAGGGCTCATACGCTCTAGACCCCAGGTTCTCCACCCTGGCCTGGCTCTTGATGTATTTAGGAGGGCTCTTTCTCAGGCTTTGGCTATGGCTGGCATAGGCAGGATTCCCACTG
The sequence above is drawn from the Salvelinus fontinalis isolate EN_2023a chromosome 24, ASM2944872v1, whole genome shotgun sequence genome and encodes:
- the LOC129822142 gene encoding guided entry of tail-anchored proteins factor 1-like, translated to MAAGCAWFLVLGSVFLCNLFKTLLPTISSFLSKVLQKDAEQERDMRAEIQEMKKEHNSVSMMDEFARYARLERKINKMTDKLKTHVKSRTAQQAKMKWMVNIGFYILQAALMISLIWKYYADPVTVVPSKWIAPLEQLVAFPSGVAGGVGITCWLVVCNKVASIGLHAIS